Proteins encoded in a region of the Armatimonadota bacterium genome:
- a CDS encoding protein kinase, with protein sequence MEGTLIANRYRVEALIGEGGMARVHRGTDTTLERPVAIKVLREELADQEEVVSRFRREAHAAARLSHPYIVQIFDTGVDPQTGWYYIV encoded by the coding sequence ATGGAAGGGACCTTGATCGCCAACCGGTATCGAGTTGAGGCCCTGATTGGCGAGGGTGGCATGGCCCGCGTCCACCGCGGCACCGACACTACCCTCGAGCGCCCCGTGGCCATAAAGGTGTTGCGCGAGGAGCTGGCCGACCAGGAGGAGGTCGTCTCACGCTTCCGCCGCGAGGCCCATGCCGCCGCGAGGCTCAGCCATCCCTATATCGTCCAGATCTTCGATACCGGCGTGGACCCCCAGACCGGCTGGTACTACATCGTCA